The Dethiosulfovibrio salsuginis nucleotide sequence TCCACGTGAGGAGACCTAAGAACGCAGTATTTGTTTATCTCCGTAGGGAGAGGGATCGGGCCAGAGACCCTGGCCCCACTCCGCTCCGCCGTCTCAGCTATCTGAGACGCAGATGTGTCTAGGACCTTGTGATCGAAGGCCTTTAGACGGATGCGGATCTTTTTGGACACGACTGTGACCTCCTGTATTACTCTAAGATCTCGGTTACGACGCCAGCGCCGACGGTGTGACCGCCCTCACGGATGGCGAAACGAAGG carries:
- the rpsJ gene encoding 30S ribosomal protein S10; protein product: MSKKIRIRLKAFDHKVLDTSASQIAETAERSGARVSGPIPLPTEINKYCVLRSPHVDKDAREHFEMRTHKRLIDILDPNQKTMDALMQLNLPSGVDIQIKL